In Capsicum annuum cultivar UCD-10X-F1 chromosome 8, UCD10Xv1.1, whole genome shotgun sequence, the genomic window CCCTGGGGGGTTCTGTTTTCCCTAAGCTTAATTGGAGTGCACCGAAAGATGCTGCGTGGATCAGTCCAACTGGGAATCTTTGTTGCAACTCTTTCAGCGAGGTTGCACTTTTACTACGGGCATCGGATTCTCTAGTCCATGATCTGTGTCATGTGTATGATTCCTGTAGTGATAAGACTGTCTCAAGGCCCCCAAAGTTTTTCCTTGCACTTCGCAAATGGTACTCATCCCTGCGCCCTGAGATGGAATTTCGCTGCTTTGTACGTAATGGGATCCTTGTGGGGGTCTCTCAGCGCGAGGTGACTGGATTTTATCCTGCTCTTGTTGAGAAGAAAGACGAGTTGATAACATTAATCCAGAGGTTTTTCACAAATAAGGTGAAACAAAGTTTTGAATCAGAAAGTTATACTTTTGATATATATGTCACAAATGATGAACGGGTTAAGCTTTTGGATTTCAATCCTTGGGGTGCATTTACCTTGTCTTTGCTTTTCACCTGGGAGGAATTGGAAGATAAATTGAATGGAGAGGAAGATTGCTTGGAGTTTAGACTTGTAGAAAGCCAGTGTGGGGTCCGTCCTGGTTTGAAAACTGCTGTTCCTTATGATTACCTGGACACTAGTCCAGGTAGTGGTTGGGATGAGTTTCTTAGAAAGGCCGATGAGCAATTGGCACAACAGATCAGGTCTCCTCAAGCAGGTGCTTGATTGCTCGATGTTCAACCACGGTATGAGACCTTTTTCAGGTAATTAGCCAATAATATACTTGTGGGGTAATGGTTTTGTTATAATAGTTCTTGATGTATGTAAACCAGATTgatcttcttatttatttattcttcttaaTTCATTTCTTTTTAGAAGATgagctttttttattttattatagtaaagataaaTGTGTAGAGGGATCCTTTAAAATGGTGTGCCTTGATTCAAGATAACATTGAGTTGTTCCTAAAATTTTTGCTTGGCTTGATTTATGACCCAATTTGACA contains:
- the LOC107857126 gene encoding cell division cycle protein 123 homolog, yielding MKEEEVNRCQIQEWYPKFKSDSIKTVIHELPESFIEYLTDDNRPFLLPLSIDDADALPNRIHKPEEEEDFEVSEGSEDESEQPLPPPSFPELETKIKESIKALGGSVFPKLNWSAPKDAAWISPTGNLCCNSFSEVALLLRASDSLVHDLCHVYDSCSDKTVSRPPKFFLALRKWYSSLRPEMEFRCFVRNGILVGVSQREVTGFYPALVEKKDELITLIQRFFTNKVKQSFESESYTFDIYVTNDERVKLLDFNPWGAFTLSLLFTWEELEDKLNGEEDCLEFRLVESQCGVRPGLKTAVPYDYLDTSPGSGWDEFLRKADEQLAQQIRSPQAGA